The genomic region ATGGACATCACGGAGCTTCTGCTGAGGATGAACAAAGCTGCCTCATGCTAaaggcttagcacagtgcctggttccCAGTAAGGGCCCAACAAATAGAGTCAATAATTACAAACTAACACTCAAATAGCACTCACCCTGGGCAGGCACTGTTTAAGCGCTTTACATAGATTATTGACATATAAGCTCACTTCTCTCTTTTACAGATGGTGAAACTGGAATCTGAAGATCACCCAGCTGTGAATGATGGACATTCAGACCCCGGGCAGACAGGCTCCAGGGTCGGGACTCTCAAGCCATCAGCACAAGGACGCTGATCTTCAAAGGTGGTCGCCCCCGGGGAAAAGCTGAACTCCTAATACCCGCCTATTTCCTCAGTCTGAGAAGACCGGAGAGGATGGAAGGGTCTCAGCCacagtggggagggaaggagcagATGACGGTGAGAGCGTCCACATCAGGGCTGAATCCAGAGCTCACAGCTGGACTGGTGGCTGAAGTCAGGCGGGGAGCCCCAGCCCGCTCCAGAGGAGCGAGGTGGGGGAAGGTTGGAGGCGGGCGGGCGGCAAGTCCACGAAGCTGAGCGGGGTGGCCGGAGCGCCGCccccaggagggaagggaggggtggCGGGGCTCTGGGAAGGGCGGGGGGTGGGTGCCCAGCTGCCGTACCCGCCGCCTCCTGGCCCCCACTCGCCGGCGCCCAAGTGGGAGGACGGCAGCTGCCCGCTCCCTCCTCCCGACACCCCCGCTACCTGCCCGGTCCCCCAACGAAGCGTGAGGAGGCTGAGAGCCCGTGGGGCCGAGCCCGCAACTTTGCAGCCTCGGGGAGGGCGAGAGCCGGCGTCCGAGGCTCCTCTTGTCGGCGACCAGAGCTCGGTGAGTTCCTCTCCCCACTCGCTCTGCGGCGGCGCGGGGGGCGGCTTCCCGGGCGCCCGGGAGGCGGTGGCCGCCCAGCCCGCGGCCGCCCGCGCTGTCTGTCTCGCCGGGGCCCCGGCTGTGCCGCCCTTCTCGGCGGGCGAGGCCGGCGCCAGTGCTGAACGGACAGCTCCCTGCGCGCCGGGGCCGCCGGCGCGGTCCCCGCGGTCCCTTCTCCCGCTCGTGGCTAGGGCTGGGGCTGCGGCCGCTGGCCGTGCGCCCCTCGCTGCCCCCAGCCCGTCCTTCTTCCCGGCGCCGCGGCGCATCTGGAAGCTGCTCCCGCGGCCCCCCTGGCGACCGGCGTGGGGAAGGCACTTGCTTCTCTCCGGAGCCTGGGTTGCCGGCTCTCTGGGGGTGGgcagcgccgccgccgccgccgccgccgcagtcCCCCCGGAGCGTCTGGCGGAGGGGGGCGGTGAGGGGTCCCCAGCGACCATCCCCAGAGGTCTCAGCCCTGCGCCGAGACCCCCGCCTCTGACAGAGGCCCGCGGTCCCTACGGCGGCCGCCAGTCTCCTGGGGGCTCCGGCACCTGCAAAGGGGACTCCAAGGTGATCGGTCACCCGATTGGCACGGGACAGCCTGGACCGAGGCCTCGTGGCATTCGCCCATCCCGGGTGCAACAGCCCTTCCCAGAACTTTTCTCGAGTCAGGCTCGCCTACTCCTGAGCCCCTGGAAAAGTTCTCGCGGGCACACagaatcctatttttcagtggcTTCCGAAGCTGGGCAGGAACCAGGACTGTGACGGGTGAGGGGGAATAAATGTGTTGGTGCCGGGCTGCAATCCGCGGCGGGGGTCAGTCCGCTGAAAGGCTGGCCAAGCAGCCACTCCTGTGCCCGGGGAGAGCTTGTTGGCATCGAAAGGGTTTCGGCGGCGCCATCGGGGTTGTTTGGGTTTCTCGCGCCAGGAGGGCGGCgggtgtgggggggcgggggcgggggccgggcAGGCGCAAAGTAGGCGGCGGTGGGAGGGGGCGCAGGGGGATTTTAATTTCGTCGCCTCTTTGCGAAGAAATAGCTAGGGCAGTCAGCAGTCGGAGAGATGGGCTGAGCAAAACCAGCTGATCCTGGTATTCCGGTGTGCCCCCCCATCCtaaatgtgtgtgtgaatgtattgATTGTTGTCATTGATTTTTCTAAGAAGCCAGATGGCAGCGGCTGCTATGTGTACactcagacacacagatacacaagCGCACACACAGATTACACACAGAATCATACACAAGGAACACCCCCCCCATCCCATGCAAACATCAGGGGACCCACaggcacacacacccccaaaccTCTTTAGGTTATGGGTAAGGCTGCAGAGAACTGCCCgagatgggggtggggcagagaaaGGGGAGGTGAAACAAGGCTGCCAGTAGGTCATTTCCATCTGCCCTCACCCCACATCTTCTGCTTTGTCTTCCTAGGGGTTGGAGGGAGAAATCCCAAACCCGGGCACGTTTCCACTGCTGTGGAGGAACAGAGTCCTAGCTCCCCTCCCGGCCCCACCTCCTACAGACTGAGCACAAGCCCTTGACCTAGCCTTCCTTGTGCCGACCCCCCAGGGTGCTGAGGTTGCTCAAAAACAGGAGGCAGACACCAGGAGGGAGGGCTTGGCCCCCAGAGGCCATGGTGATCTCAGGGTGTCTTGCCTGCTTGGTCACGGTTAGGGAGAAGAGGAGGGGTGATCTGAGGGACGTGGATTTTCATGGAGCAGAACAGACAGAACTGGGGAGCACCCTAGGGCGCCCTCGGGACCCCGCGGTAAGTCTCCCTCTCACCCTGGACCCTTAGGAATGTGATCGAGGATGCTGGCCCTGAGGCTGCTCAACGTGGTGGCCCCCGCCTACTTCCTGTGCATCGCCCTGGTGACCCTGGTGCTGCAGCTCTTCCTCTTTCTGCCCCGAATGCGTGAGGACCCCACGGCCGCCCGCCTCTTCTCGCCCGCCCTGCTCCATGGGGCGCTCTTCCTGTTCCTCTCCACCAACGCCCTGGGCAACTACGTCCTGGTCATCCAGAACTCCCCGGACGACCTGGACGCCTGCCAGGGGGCCGAGGCCAGGAGGGCCCTGTGCCCCCCGCCCAGCACCCACTTCTGCCGCGTGTGTGCCAGAGTCACCCTGAGGCACGACCACCACTGTTTCTTCACCGGCAACTGCATCGGGAGCAGAAACATGCGAAACTTCGTCCTGTTCTGCCTCTACACCTCGCTGGCCTGCCTCTACTCCATGGTGGCTGGCGTGGCCTACATCTCCGCAGTCCTTTCCATCTCCTTTGCCCACCCCCTGGCCTTCCTCACGCTCCTTCCCACCTCCATCAGCCAGTTCTTCTCTGGTGAGTgggccttggcaggcaggttgggCCCTACATGGAGACCTTCCACCTCAACCCTACGTTTGCCCGGTTTAGCAAATAACATACAGGATGCCCAGGTACACTGTAATTTCAGATAAAACAATGCTTAACTTTTCAGTACAAGTATTTCCTGAATACTGCAGGGGACATATTCATACtaggtttttttggtttgttttgctttgttttgttttgttatctaTTTGAAATTCAAACTAACTGGGCATGTATGTTACCTggcaacctccctctccaccctcatCCTCATTCATTCTCTCCTCATTGGGTGCCACTATTCATGTGCTCATAGAATTGTGGCCAGCCAGGCAATATACCTGCTCTGTAGCAGGCAGAGCTGAGTGCTGGCTGTCCCTCCATGCAGCCTGTGAGGAAGCCCCATGCTATGACCTTCctctgcctggaccccagtccgGCTCATACATTCCTCCAAGGACTTTGCCCTCTAAGGATCTTGCCAACTCACCACAGGAAGGTTGACCAAGGTGCTGGGCCAGTCCCGCCCTTCTACACATTATATTTGACCCCACCAGTTTGTTCTCCAGTCTACAGATGGCCTAGAGCAAAGAGCACCCTGGTTGGAGTTGTAGCCATATTTAATGACTCCATCTTCACACCAGTCATGGGACTGGCGGGGGATCTGACCCTCCAGGAGGCTCTTACACTTGCAGGAGCCAGGTGTGTGTGGGCCCTCACACTGGGGTCAGCAAGGCACCCTGGTGAGGGCTGTACTTTGTAAAGTGTACCCCAAGGAGACTGGGGTATCAAGGCCCTAAGGGACCCGGTCCCTGGTGGCAGTTCTTACCACCTTACCTGGCCTTGAAATCTGCCCTGACATCATTTCCTTCACTTCGCCCACCTTGGCCCTGACAGTCTTGGCTCTTACGACCAGCAGCATACATATATGGACAGGTAGCCATGTGTGTATGACgttgttatttccatttctcatgaagaaacaggctcagaTGGGATTAAACGGCTGCccagtatctttttatttctgaacGACAGCCTCTGGCCTGCCTCCCAGGTCTTTATAGACAACACACAACAGCTCAGGACAAATAGTTTGTGTCCTCCCCCACTGACCTTTCAGGGACAAAGAGAGACAGAACACAGCTACTTCCACTGAGAACCCCAAAGTGCTGCGGTATGTCTGGGCTGGATGCTCATATGAAATTCTGTTCTCTACTCTGGGGAAGCGTCATTTTGGTCTTTCACTGGGGCTGTGGCCCAGTCCTTTGCAGAGAGCTTGGGGCCATTTGGCAGTGGGAACACGGAGGCCCAGGAAGAACCCAGCAATGAGGGCTGTCTTGAGGGCTGGTGGTTGAGCTGGGCCCAGAACTCAGAGCTCTCGGGGCCTTCTGGACCCGGGCGGGCGCCAGCATGGGAGGCTGCCAGGGACTGAAATAACCAGACTGGGGGAGGGCAGGTGGGCGGGTTAGGGGGTGGAGTGTGAGCACCAGCaggtggaggaaggaggagagccAGAGAGCCTGATAACACTTCCTTTTCCAAGTAGttttattcacataaaaatgGATGGTTCCTCAGGGAGGATCTTGAAATGGTTTGAGATAAGCCTGGGCTTGAGGCCTGTCCATATGTGCTAGGTTCGGGAGACAGGAAAGTAAGGAAGAGGGACCTCTTGCTTTAATCTGATGGGGGAAACAGAGCCAGTCTGTCCCTTTCTTGGGGCCCAGATCCAGGTTCCAGCAGAAGAAGCCTCACTATCATTTACCTCCTCGCCAGACCCCCTAGTAATGGAGGCCTCGATTTCTAATCTCCAACTGTCTCATCTCACCTTCCTCCTTTGCCAGGCTTTTATCTttctccttggagaagggaatggcaacccactccagtacgcttgcctggagaatcccttggacagaggagcctggcaggctacagtccatgggctcggaaagaaatcagacacaactgagtgtctaacacacacacacacacacacctttcccCTTGCCAGCCTTTCTCTCCCCTGCCCTGACACACACCTCCCCTCTTCAGCTTCTCccttcctgtcccttctctcgCTCTTCTTAACCCAAATGGTTGAGGCTTCCCCAGCCCACTTCTCATCTGCTCAGGAGGCCAGGAGGACAGGAGGGTGTAAAAAGGAACGAATTGACTAGGCTGAACTGTACACAACTCTGGGGCTACCCCTAAAGCGGATCTGTCACCAGAGCATGGGATGGCTGCGAATGTGGGCCCTGGGAGCTCAAAGTGGGGCAGGTCTTCAGATGGCTACTGCCACACACCCTCAGCTGGTGCTAGAGAAGGACTGGCCAGTGAGATTTTTAGAACTTGTTTCTTTTGGCTTTATGGGACCACTTCAGGTTgtgtcacctctctgagcctcattcttCTCATCTGAGACATGGAGGTGATGTTATCTGACCTGTGTTCGTGGCATT from Dama dama isolate Ldn47 chromosome 12, ASM3311817v1, whole genome shotgun sequence harbors:
- the ZDHHC22 gene encoding palmitoyltransferase ZDHHC22; the protein is MLALRLLNVVAPAYFLCIALVTLVLQLFLFLPRMREDPTAARLFSPALLHGALFLFLSTNALGNYVLVIQNSPDDLDACQGAEARRALCPPPSTHFCRVCARVTLRHDHHCFFTGNCIGSRNMRNFVLFCLYTSLACLYSMVAGVAYISAVLSISFAHPLAFLTLLPTSISQFFSGAVLGSEMFVILMLYLWFAIGLACAGFCCHQLLLILRGQTRHQVRKGMAVRARPWRKNLQEVFGKRWLLGLLVPMFNVGSESCKQRDK